A stretch of Primulina tabacum isolate GXHZ01 chromosome 13, ASM2559414v2, whole genome shotgun sequence DNA encodes these proteins:
- the LOC142521880 gene encoding uncharacterized protein LOC142521880, translated as MAPTRRTANQNNTHVQGENNTRISGADGPPLNGPQPTIHLTPEELQKIITDAVKMATAEKATSHHASHPEQQHEQPRREERREEERESSAGSKSPTVAEELEELRKKVKVLEGHVGSKGRAPVAKGCPFSDIIVREPLPGHFKSAKIKDYDGSSDPEEHLSRFENMAMLHCYGDQIKCKVFLTTLIDSAQRWFEGLAPQSILSFEDFQKVFLHQFSSSKKYKRTAFSLFEVKQRSEETLRAYIKKFNRVALDVPACAPETKTTAFTQGLLEEDFFRSLTKKLPGDFEDLLSRAEKYINMEEAHHQKREALKRTRGDRAVRPEERSNKRNGSGHLSHVPLRNARGMEVQECSSDVAPLSNLIVRKGFKKHTEPESRPIREEPRSLPWVSRRPGPNVPRRSADIPSGSRRTEGNFREEKSRQVERKDLPPIRGEIKMISEGSTDGDSNRARKARGRRVCLEVDGRDRSEPVISFGPEDLRGISLPHNDALVIQARVANYDVLRVFVDNGSSVNVIFKEALVQMDLHEYPLEVVATALFGFAGHAVYPEGEITLPLTLGSGDLRKTIMTVFTIVDAPSSYNVILGRPAMNEMIAVASTYHQKIKFLIRGQVGEVKGDQPSSRKCYGETIRVDQKRARREDRGKKVAQGAKEVEGNEVNFVAEDEQEVVEIKPGKSIRVARDLEDSTRVKLLACLRANISIFAWSQQELVGISPKVAEHKLNIIPGSRPIKQKKRHFGPEKDKIIEEQVKEMLGAGHIREVQFPTWLSNVVLVPKATGKWRMCVDFRDLNKACPKDCYPLPRIDQLVDSTSGFELLSFMDAYQGYHQIPMAREDQDKASFITSGGTFCYVVMPFGLKNAGATYQRLMSQVFQKQIGRNIEVYVDDILIKTREISCFIDDLTETFATLEKYEIKLNPAKCVFGVKSGKFLGFMVTDRGIEVNPEKIKAVIDMPSPQSTRDVQKLTGRIAALSRFISRSAHRSYPFFQILRKAQKFGWNEGCEQAFQDLKKHLSELPVLVKPEPGEKLWIYLSATEHAVSSVLIKKEGTDQRPVYYVSHALRGAELKYSEMEKIALALVMTARKLRPYFLSHPIVVLTNSPLGRIMTHSEVSGRMVKWTIELGEYDIKYQPRTAIKAQALTDFLIEMIQPIEEEVWRVFVDGASNLSGCGVGVVIVAPFGEKIKLALRIDSRITNNEAEYEAVLSGLQVAQEVGASRVIIYSDSQLVAQQIKGAYEAKDEKMLKYLKLIAARAATFTDWSIEKIPQGENEEADSLAKLAASMSEVSTREIMCFTRLVLSVDEASPTQINSWMTPLIEYIVHAKLPTDRVQALKIKKQSLRFTLLNNTLYRRSYMGPLLKCISENEVEYILREIHEGCCGEHLGGMALSRKALLAGFWWPRMDQDAARLVQKCQGCQHHSNFHHRQTASMQPISASCPFDQWGLDIVGPFPMARAQKRFLLVAIDYFSKWVEVEPLARITEDEVMKFLWKSIVCRYGIPRKLISDIEDNSREKRSPPGVMK; from the exons atggctcctacCAGAAGGACAGCAAATCAAAACAACACTCATGTTCAAGGAGAAAACAACACTCGTATCTCTGGTGCTGATGGTCCTCCCCTTAATGGTCCTCAGCCTACCATTCATTTAACCCCCGAGGAGTTACAGAAGATTATAACTGATGCTGTTAAGATGGCCACGGCAGAGAAGGCCACTTCTCACCATGCCAGTCATCCCGAGCAACAACATGAACAGCCGCGAAGGGAAGAGAGAAGGGAAGAGGAGAGGGAATCAAGCGCGGGTTCTAAGTCTCCCACTGTTGCAGAAGAATTGGAAGAATTGAGGAAAAAAGTGAAAGTGTTAGAAGGACATGTTGGTTCTAAAGGCAGAGCTCCAGTTGCAAAAGGTTGTCCATTTTCTGACATCATTGTTCGAGAACCATTACCCGGGCATTTCAAGTCGGCTAAAATCAAGGACTACGATGGGAGTTCTGACCCCGAAGAGCATCTCTCTCGTTTCGAAAACATGGCTATGTTGCATTGTTATGGGGACCAAATTAAATGCAAAGTGTTTCTAACCACTCTGATTGACTCGGCACAAAGGTGGTTTGAGGGTTTAGCTCCTCAGAGTATTCTCTCTTTCGAAGATTTTCAGAAGGTGTTCTTACATCAGTTCAGCAGTAGCAAGAAATATAAAAGAACCGCATTTAGCCTATTCGAGGTAAAGCAGCGCTCGGAGGAAACTCTAAGAGCTTATATCAAAAAATTCAACCGAGTAGCCTTAGACGTGCCTGCTTGCGCGCCCGAGACGAAAACTACTGCTTTCACGCAAGGATTGCTAGAAGAGGATTTCTTCCGCTCCCTCACAAAAAAACTACCCGGAGATTTCGAAGATCTTTTGTCCCGGGCAGAAAAGTACATCAATATGGAAGAAGCCCATCACCAAAAGAGAGAAGCATTGAAGAGAACAAGGGGAGACCGGGCTGTCAGGCCTGAGGAAAGAAGTAACAAGAGGAATGGTTCCGGGCATCTTTCTCATGTTCCCTTGAGAAATGCCCGGGGTATGGAAGTTCAAGAATGCAGCTCGGATGTGGCCCCACTCTCTAATCTCATAGTCCG GAAGGGATTTAAGAAGCATACTGAGCCGGAATCTCGCCCTATTCGGGAGGAGCCCAGGTCGCTGCCCTGGGTATCACGACGACCTGGACCGAATGTTCCTAGGAGATCGGCTGACATCCCTAGTGGAAGCAGGAGAACAGAAGGGAACTTTAGGGAAGAAAAAAGCAGACAAGTGGAACGAAAAGACCTTCCCCCTATCCGAGGAGAGATCAAAATGATTTCGGAAGGATCTACTGATGGTGATTCCAACCGAGCCAGGAAAGCAAGGGGTAGAAGAGTGTGCTTAGAAGTTGATGGGAGGGATCGAAGTGAGCCGGTTATTAGTTTTGGCCCGGAAGACCTCAGAGGAATCAGCCTACCTCATAATGATGCTCTGGTTATTCAGGCCCGGGTCGCTAATTATGACGTGTTGAGAGTTTTTGTGGATAATGGGAGTTCTGTTAATGTTATTTTTAAGGAAGCCCTGGTCCAGATGGATTTACATGAATATCCACTGGAAGTAGTTGCAACTGCTCTGTTCGGCTTTGCCGGTCATGCTGTATACCCTGAAGGGGAAATCACTCTACCCCTAACACTTGGAAGTGGAGATTTGAGGAAGACAATTATGACAGTTTTCACCATAGTAGATGCCCCATCTTCGTATAACGTAATCCTTGGAAGGCCAGCTATGAACGAGATGATAGCTGTAGCCTCCACTTATCACCAGAAGATCAAGTTCCTGATACGAGGGCAGGTGGGAGAGGTTAAGGGAGACCAGCCCTCATCCCGGAAATGCTATGGTGAAACAATCCGAGTAGATCAGAAAAGGGCGAGAAGGGAGGACAGGGGAAAGAAAGTGGCTCAGGGAGCAAAGGAGGTAGAAGGGAATGAAGTAAATTTTGTTGCAGAAGACGAGCAAGAGGTGGTCGAAATAAAACCAGGAAAAAGTATCCGAGTGGCTCGAGACCTGGAAGACTCCACCCGGGTAAAACTCCTAGCCTGTTTAAGAGCTAATATCTCTATTTTTGCATGGTCCCAACAGGAACTTGTGGGAATATCACCCAAAGTAGCCGAGCACAAATTAAACATCATCCCTGGATCCCGACCTATAAAACAGAAGAAAAGGCACTTCGGGCCCGAAAAAGACAAAATTATAGAAGAACAGGTGAAGGAAATGTTGGGAGCCGGCCACATCAGGGAAGTCCAATTTCCCACATGGCTCTCCAATGTGGTCCTTGTTCCTAAAGCCACAGGGAAGTGGAGAATGTGTGTAGATTTCCGGGATCTGAACAAAGCTTGCCCGAAGGATTGTTACCCACTTCCTCGAATCGATCAGTTGGTGGATTCAACTTCCGGCTTTGAGTTACTAAGTTTCATGGATGCATATCAGGGTTATCACCAAATCCCCATGGCCCGAGAAGATCAAGATAAGGCCAGCTTCATCACTTCTGGGGGCACCTTTTGCTAtgtggtcatgccatttggattaaagAATGCCGGGGCCACATACCAACGCCTAATGAGTCAAGTCTTCCAAAAGCAGATAGGCAGGAATATTGaggtatatgtggatgatatcttgattaagACTCGAGAAATATCTTGTTTTATTGATGATTTGACAGAGACTTTTGCCACGTTGGAAAAGTATGAGATTAAGCTCAACCCGGCCAAATGTGTGTTCGGGGTCAAGAGTGGAAAGTTTCTGGGTTTCATGGTTACAGACAGAGGAATTGAAGTCAACCCGGAAAAGATAAAAGCTGTGATTGACATGCCCTCCCCTCAATCTACTCGGGATGTACAGAAAttgaccgggaggattgctgcTTTGTCCCGATTCATCTCTCGATCTGCTCACCGGAGCTATCCTTTTTTTCAAATCCTCAGAAAGGCCCAGAAGTTTGGTTGGAATGAAGGGTGCGAACAAGCTTTCCAagacttgaaaaaacatttatcCGAATTACCTGTTTTGGTAAAGCCAGAGCCGGGGGAAAAGTTGTGGATTTATTTGTCTGCCACTGAACATGCTGTCAGTTCTGTTCTCATCAAGAAAGAAGGGACAGATCAGAGGCCCGTGTATTATGTTAGTCACGCCCTCCGAGGAGCAGAGTTGAAATATAGTGAAATGGAAAAAATAGCTCTAGCTCTGGTAATGACTGCCCGAAAATTAAGGCCATACTTTTTGTCTCATCCGATAGTGGTCCTCACCAATTCCCCACTCGGAAGAATAATGACACATTCGGAAGTCTCAGGAAGAATGGTGAAATGGACAATAGAGCTGGGGGAATACGACATTAAGTATCAACCCCGGACCGCTATCAAAGCTCAGGCTCTGACAGACTTCTTGATAGAAATGATCCAACCGATAGAGGAGGAGGTATGGAGAGTCTTCGTTGATGGTGCTTCAAATCTATCCGGATGCGGAGTTGGAGTGGTCATAGTAGCCCCATTCGGAGAAAAGATAAAATTGGCCCTGAGAATCGATTCCCGGATTACAAATAACGAAGCTGAATATGAAGCTGTTTTGTCAGGATTACAAGTCGCCCAAGAAGTTGGAGCCTCCCGAGTAATTATTTATTCTGATTCTCAGTTAGTGGCACAACAAATTAAGGGTGCTTACGAGGCCAAAGATGAAAAAATGCTCAAATACTTGAAACTCATAGCAGCCCGAGCTGCCACTTTTACCGACTGGAGCATCGAAAAAATCCCCCAGGGAGAGAATGAGGAAGCTGATAGTCTGGCCAAGTTAGCTGCTTCTATGTCCGAAGTAAGTACCCGGGAAATCATGTGTTTTACCCGATTGGTACTATCTGTTGATGAGGCATCACCTACCCAAATAAATTCATGGATGACTCCCCTGATTGAGTACATAGTCCATGCCAAGCTTCCGACTGACCGAGTTCAGGCTTTAAAGATAAAGAAGCAATCACTCAGGTTCACTCTATTGAACAACACTCTTTACAGGCGATCATACATGGGTCCTCTATTGAAATGTATCTCAGAAAATGAAGTAGAGTACATCCTCCGGGAAATTCATGAAGGATGCTGTGGAGAACACTTGGGAGGGATGGCCCTGTCTCGGAAAGCCCTATTAGCAGGATTTTGGTGGCCCCGGATGGATCAAGATGCCGCCAGACTAGTCCAAAAATGCCAGGGTTGCCAACACCATTCCAATTTTCACCATCGCCAAACTGCAAGTATGCAACCAATCTCCGCCTCATGCCCTTTTGATCAATGGGGTCTAGATATAGTGGGCCCCTTCCCCATGGCCCGGGCACAAAAAAGATTTCTTCTAGTGGCTATTGATTATTTCTCCAAATGGGTGGAAGTTGAGCCATTAGCCAGGATTACTGAAGACGAAGTTAtgaaatttctttggaaaagCATTGTTTGCAGATACGGCATCCCTAGGAAGCTAATTTCCGACATTGAAGACAATTCCAGGGAAAAAAGATCACCTCCTGGTGTCATGAAATGA